The segment TTTGACAGCGAGTATCCTCCTGCCCCCCTGCCCCATCTACAGGTGGGGCTGGACTCTGCAGTGGCTTAGAGTTAGTCTCTGGGGCATGTTTTTTTCCCGCTCCTGGGAGTGCCCCCGTTTACGCTTGCGGGAGCGGTTTTCCATGCAACACTCTCGTTCCCTACTAGGGGGAGCAGCTGCCACAGTGTGTTGGGAATGCCCCTCAAGCCTAGCCCTTCGGGCCCTTTCTTCCAAAGGCAGATCAATGGCTGCTGGACATGGGCAATCAACGTCATCCATTAAATGGGCCATGCCCAAACAAGACGGACACTAACGGTGGCCGTCACGAATGTACATGGCTGCCCCACAGAACCGACAAgtctggctacccataaaatcaagaatcacttttaaaattcttctcttaacctacaaagccttgattggtgatgcaccatcatatcttaaggagcttgtagtaccatattgccccactagagagctacgctcactaaatgtgtgactacttgtagttcctagagtcttaaaaagtagaatgggagccagagcctttagttatcaagctcctcttttatggaaccagcttccaatttcagtccgggaggcagacacagtcacctcgtttaagagtagactgaagactttcctctttgacagagcttatagttagggctgaatcaggtttgccctggtccagccccttgatatgctgctataggcttatagctgccgggggacatttaggatgcactgatcacctatctcctcaaggatgaattttcatctctcaatcacacgttactaactctgctttctccccggagtccttttgacttcacgtctcatggggtcattggaccctatgagacggcatagatcctatcagcctgatggatcatcgaggtctgggtcgtggaattcctgctcctgactacgccactgtcctgttgagactccacccactcctcctctctaccgccatctgcctgatggatcgtggaggtctccatcgtggaatatgcctactatgaactattcatacactgtcatattcaatgaatgtattttaactctaaatctgtcctgtacacattacatctattgcacctgtccaccctggagagggatcctctgttgctctcctgaaggtttcttcccttttcttccccctgaagggttatttgggagtttttcctgatctgatgcgaggttttggggcagggatgtcaatgtgtacagattgtaaagcactcgagacaaatttgtaatttgtgaaattgggctatacaaataaactgaattgaattgagactgGTTGTCACGGCTatgtcacaggtagcgaggtgcaggagttcatgcgcagaggaatcggtgtaaataaacaaaaaggcgctctttaatgaggcaaatatTTCCACACgaaaaccaacaaagtccaaaaaggggcaagCAGAGAACCGGGGTTCAGGGCagtcaggcaggcaggcagggtcgaaacaggcaggctcaggtaaacacaggacagaaaaaagacaacaatccagcaacagacaagggaaagagtggcacaatatataggggggaaaacaggtgtacgacatggaaacaggtgtatgacatgagacattaacgagacgagagtggctgaggtcaggtgcagggaatgacacaatcaaggagacagaggagacagagaagacacagtagacagagtacacacagaacagaaccttacactggtgatgacaagagcagccttaactcatattagtaccgtaacgttgattgcaataCTTGCATTTAtgaaagtaggccaacaaataataaattatgcattatcatattatatttaagcTAGCTCGGGTCCAGCCTACAAGCTCGCGCGAACTACGAGTGTGACAGTCTGATGTCTGTTTTCTTTAAGTGAGGcaatgagaacggcttttacagggaatatgttCAAGGAGGTTTTTATtatcgtcattgtcaatcggtTCAGGCACGGTTTAGGCACTGTATCGTTTTacaagtaccggtttagcattggtatcaggagaaaaaaaaacgatacccatccctaagcCACGAGCAGCAGAAACCAGATTTGGGCTCTATATCAAAAGAAGTTTTGTGGTCCGATCAGTCAAAGATATTTTGTGTACAACCTGTAAGCCCATACGCCATCACGCAGAACCACCTGAGAAGCCGTCATTGAAGACCGTTTCGGAAAGCACTTGTACGAAGAAAATATCTGGCAGGTGATGAAATGGACCAAACTGTGGGGCAAAAGCATCTCTTCAATCGACTAAAAGCCATCAGTGACGTTCCTTGCTCTTCTTCCAATGAAGAAATACTTTCCAGCAATAGCACTTATGTCAATACCTCTACGCTAACATCTTCCCAAGCCGCCATAGTTGGTTGAAACAAAGTCGCCTCTCCGCATTGTTTCATACACACTTACACCACGCCCATTGCTGCCGCTATCTTACCGTCAACAAACGCATTACCTGAAGCCAAAGAAGATGTCTTTTTGACGTGATATGTGATCCCGGGATTCACGTGTCAGTCGCAGGAACCACATTTAGCAGTTGATTAAAGACTTCCTATTTTAACAGGGCTTATAGATAGGGCagagtcaggttcacctggtccatccGTGGATATGTAGCTCAGtgaaagttcagacaggaagaccttcgtgacagctggttcattcacaagcagTCTCAGTCTTGCAGCAAtaactccattagctgattggggggggggggcacgatgaatgaaccaaccattttaAGGCAGCCCAGTTTTGTAAGCTTATCATAGCGTCGTTGGTAAAACTtttaaatgtgttctctgcaatatgctattgtaataaatgattgttaaactaCGTTTTAatatacactgagcacctcttctctctctacttatggatgaatttaaatCTCTCTATCGCACATTACTAATTCTGCTTCcgtcccggagtctttgtgactccacGTTGCAAATAGGATCCATTGGACCTGGTAgtatctgatgcctcctgcctggtaagtcggcctcctgtcatggccctgctgaagataaactgaattaaatttaaTGTGTGATCTTGTGACATTTTCGAgaatcaatttttttttattctgttcATGAGCCCTACTGTCGACAGGAAGAAGTTTGTGTGGTGTGAGGTCTTGATCCTGATGGACCACATCCTCCTGCCAGATGAAAAAGACTCAAATTGTTTGTGTCCAGGGTGAGAGGGCTGCAtctaacgattattttaataatcgattaatcggacgattattttttccatttattgctgaatctgattttttttttaatattcatttccaaactttttttcaaaaacaGAACAGACAACCCTTTACtagcgtgagtttactcgcccacTAATTGTGTTTCATTCGCGTGGCTTATCTCAGTCACataactgatttgcgaccactttctcaaggatcttggagaggaaggggaggttagagatcggtctgtagtaaGCCAACACctttggatccagagtgggcttcttcaggagaggtttaatgacagctactttgaaggaatgtggtacgtggcctgttaacaaagacacgttgataatatctaagagatagctgccaattaaaggcaaaatgtctttaagtgcctcgtcgggatggagtccaggagacaggtagacgtgttggaAGTAAAAACCTTTGAAGATAATTAGTcccggttgatgggagaaaagccatctaaatatacaccagggcatacagcggtttccaaggccattccacttgaggataGATTGGCACTGCTTAAGGGCAAGAGGTTATTAATCGTGtctctaatagttaaaatcttttcattaaagaagttcataaagtcattactactgaggtctataggaatgctcggctccacagagctgtgactctgtcagcctggctacagtgctaaagagaaacctggggttgtttttatttttctctattactgacgagtaataggctgctctggcattacggagggccttcttataagttttaagactatctcgccaaactaagctggattcttccagattagttgaacgccatatgctttcaagctttcgtgacgtttgcttcagtttgcgggtctgatggttataccagggagcaaacatcctcttcctcactgtcttcttcttcagaggggctatcgagtccagtgtcattctcagtgagcctgtggcactatcaacaagatgatcaatctgggatggactaaagttagaccaggagtcctctgttatattgagacgtggtattgaatcaaatgcagaaggaatcgcttctttaaatttagctacagcactgtcagttagacatctggtgtagaaacttttgactaacggtgtacactccggtattATAAAcgcaaaagttatgaggttgtggtctgacagaagaggattctgtggaaagaccttcaaatgctaaatgtcaacgccataaataagaacaagatcaagcgtgtggccaaagctgtgagtgggtttctgtactctctgatagaagccaatcgagtccagcaatgagatgaatgcagcactaaggcaatcattatcaacatccacatgaatattcaaatctcctacaataataactttatcagttttaagaaccagacTTGATATACATtctgaaaattcagatataaactctgaatatggacctggtggccggtacagaatcacaaatagaattggctgtagtgttttccaggttggatgtgagagactaagaacaaggctttcaaatgagttgtagtttaatttaggtttaggatttattaataggctcgagtcaaagattcaattcaattcaattcagtttatttgtatagcccaatttcacaaattacaaatttgtctcggagtgctttacaatctgtacacatagacatccctgccccaaaacctcacatcggaccaggaaaaactcccaaataacccttcagggggaaaaaaagggaagaaacctggaggagagcaacagaggaggatccctctcctaggatggacagatgcaatagatgtaatgtgtacagaaggacagatttagagttaaaatacattcaatgaatatgacagagtgtatgaatagttcatagtaggcatattccacaatggagacctccacgatccatcaggcagatggcggtggggaggaggagtgggcggagtctcaacaggacagtggcgtagtcatgagcaggaattccacgacccagacgatccatcaggcagatagatctatgccgtctcatagggtccgatgaccccatgagacgtaaagtcaaaaggacttccgggagaaagcagagttagtaacgtgtgattgagagatgaaaattcatccttaaggagagaaaaagaggagataggtactcagtgcatcctaaaacgtccccggcagctataagcctatagcagcatatcaaggggctggaccagggcaaacctgattcagccctaactataagctctgtcaaagaggaaggtcttaagtctactcttaaacgaggtgactgtgtctgcctcccggactgaaattggaagctggttccataaagaggagcttgataactaaaggctctggctcccattctactttttaagactctaggaactacaagtagtccgcatttagtgagcgtagctctctagtggggcaatatggtacgacaagctccttaagatatgatggagcatcaccaatcaaggctttgtaggttaagagaagaattttaaaagtgattcttgattttactgggagccagtgcagagcagctagtgcaggagtgatgtgatctcttttcttagttttagtgagaacacgagctgcagcattctggatcaactggagggacctaagagatttattagagcagcctgctaataaggagttgcagtaatccagtctcgaagtaacgaacgcgtgaaccaatttttctgcatctttttgagacaagatgtgcctgatttttgaaatattacgtagatgaaagaatgcagtccttgagatttgctttacgtgggagttaaaggacaagtcccgatcaaagatggctgctactccacctcctcgaccggtgcctcgaggaatctgagtattaatatgacttggaggagtcgattcatttaggcagacatattcttcatgactcagccaggtttcagttagacaacataaatcaatgtgattatctgatattaaatcatttagtaacacagctttagatgacagagatctaatatttaggagaccacattcaatagtcctgttttgttgcactgctgaaataatggtgttaacttttataaggttattgtgtacgactcctcttctgcttacttttgatttatttaattgaagtggccgtgggactgacacagtctctactctagagttgtgggtgggtaactgctcgaatggaagagcagagaagggtgtaagacaggggtgctcaatacgtcgatcgcgatcgaccggtcgatcgcggcgacctgccagtcgatcgcggcgtagtattggtagatcgcatgacattaaaaaaaattggcccgcccccctgtcactttctctgtagcgtcacattacagcagaagcatgtcatttctgtctctacgtgtagcgttaacagtcctctgcccgccgtctgcgcgcggagctcccgacaccggtttgcgcgcatcggaacggagcaaagaaaaagtcactagcaaccccccccccccccccccccccgtcggtcgatcgccttgacttggacacataataagtagctcgcatgctgaaaaagtgtgagcacccctggtgtaagactacaactctgctcccggttcctgatctgaaccctgggttgtcatggattaagtccggtgatcaacttggtcatgttcgcagaaatgagacgcactccgtccaacgtgggatggatgccgtctctcctcatcagatcaggttttccccagaaagtcttccagttgtctccatagcccacattattcgctgggcaccacctcgacaggcAGCGGTTGAATGACGACATTTGCCTAAACAATTCGTCAGTTAGCAAATTTggttacggtgtccgacaatgtcttggcataagcacacaccgattccacattaactTTAGTGACTTCCGATCGGAGTAGTCGggagtcattaccaccggcgtgtattacaatcttacTGTATCtacgcttgtccttagccagcagtttcaaacaagactcaacgtcgcccgctctggcccccgggaggaaCACAACTGTGGTCCGCgaatgtgtgtttgactgtgtgtttgtgtgtatttgatttgatattcctttattagttccacagtggggacatttcaattGTTATGagtgtatgcttgtgtgtgttcttgtgtgtatgtgtgtgtgtgtgtgcgtgagtgtgtgcttgtgtgtgtttaacttgTCTTCCTCTAACCCGTCTTCCTCTAACTTGTCTTCTTATAACTCGTCTTCCACTAACCCGGCCTCCTATAACTCGTCTTATTCTAACTTGTCTTCTTCTAACTCGTTTTCCTCTTACACGTCCTCTTCTAACTCGTCCTACACTAACTCGTCTTCCTTTAACCATAACCCAAACACAAGGCTTTAAGATAGCACAGCTCCATGAggctgagagagaagagaggacgaggaggataaACCAGGGAAAAGAGAGACATTTCCTTGTTTGACATTCCTTATCAAACTGATAAAGCGACATTTTGGACATctgtgaaatataaaatataaaattaaattattaatgaataaatgtcaaaattattttaaagaaaacaaacgagTACTTTCAAGCTTCATGTTTAGTCAAACTTCTTTTTTATCTTTGGCATACATCAGGTGCAGTAACAAGTTATCACTCTGGTTTGACAAGATGACATTTTCTTAGGAATATGACTCATCACGGTTGTTAATGATCTGTGTCACTTTATTCTGCAGATTTCCTGCTTTTCAATAAAGACATCTCTGCATATGAAGTGTTTTTGCTTCAGACTCCAGAGAAAGTTCACTTtgagtgttctcatgtgttttcaTCTCCTGAGTTCCATCACTGTCATCATGCTGACAAATCATTCATCAAACTCATAAAATCATGTTTTGGACtcacagtggtggaagaagtactcaGATTTTTGACTCAAGTCAAAGTAGCAGAACCACAGTGTAGAAATACtagtttgggtgtgtgtgtctatctgtgtgtgttttgtttataaGTTAAAGTGTAAATGTACTAGCATCAAAATGTAACTTTAATCTGATTAAACAAAGTGGTTGGAAGAATAACAATTCTTTGGAACTTGACAAATAGTCAAATTCTTTGGAAAGTGATTATTAGGAACAATTTTTTGGAAATTGCTCTTGGTAATGATTGCACAATGACTGAACTGCTGGGAGGATAATGTTTCACAGGATGGCATTTTCTTTGGAATATGACTCATCACGGTAATACTTAAACAATGAGTTCTTTCATCtctgcacctgtccatcctggagagggatcctcctctgttgctctcctgaaggtttcttcccttttttcccagtgaagggttgtttgggaatttttcctgatccgatgtgaggttctgggacagggatgcctatatgtacagactgtaaagcactctgaaaaatgtgtaatttgtgaaaatgggctatacaaataaataaactgaattgaattgttataAAACATTGCATTTAAGGTTTTTTATGCAACACATCCGTAACTAAAGCTCTATTTAGGTATATTTCCTTCTAAGATGTGGTGGAGTACAAGTAAAGGTGGAGTGACTAGAAAAGACTCAAGTAAAGTAAGAGTAGCTCAAATGTTTATTGTCACATTCACCATGGACTGCTCTCATTACTGCTGCTGCTAGTATAAGtatctcaaaactggacttaatAACTGTACTGTAGTAAATGTACTTGCTTACATGGCACAATTGTGAGGGATACTAGTAGCAGTAGAATAAGCAATCGTAGTGTACATCTGCTACATCTGCTTGTATTGCTACAGCTTCTTATACTTccacatgtgtgcgtgtgcttagGGCAGGGAGCTGTGTCCTGTGGTTGACCTGTCGTTCTCCTAATTCTCCACAAGGTGGGGCAGTCGGCCGTGTctgaggcaagacgagatgacTGAGCTGCATTagttcactttttatttataaaaaataaacctaaTCCTTCaagttttttcattttattattgtccacattttttgtgtgtgttttatcaaaTCGTTTTCAAATTTGATTGTATTAAATAAGTTTATAGCAATGAATGGCCATGTTGATATAGATATACCCTTAGCTGTGCTTTGTTCTATGTGGGTCCATCCTGTGTCCTGGTCATTTACAgatgcgctcactaaatgcggggctacttgtggttcctagagtcttaaaaagtaggattggagccagagccttcatttatcaagctcctcttttatggaaccagcttcaaccATCAGTCCATGTATCACTTTATTCTGCACGTCCTGCTTTTCAATAAAGACATCTCTGCATATGAAGTGGGTTTGCTTCAGACTGTGCGTGTTCTAGTTAATGTACAACAAATAGCATGGCTCATATGAGGctgagagacaagagaggacaaGGAGGACAAACCAGGGACAAGAGAAACATCTGCTTGTTGGACATCATTTATCAAACTGATAAAGGGACATTTTGGACAtccatgaaaaataaaatataaaatcctTCACTTGTAGATTTAAGAAGTCCTAAAGTactaacattaaaatataacttTAATCTGATTTGACGAAGTATTTGAATAACACTTCTTTGGAACTTGACTCCTACAGGTAATGATTGCACAATGACTGACCTGCTGGGAGGATCATGGTAACAGGTACGAGGCCTGAAGTAAGGAAGAGCAAATAACTGAGGGTGAGGATACAAAGAGGAGATTTAAGTCGGATTTAAAGAGATTAAATATTTACGGATGTTTTAAGAACTGCAAAccaaacattaaaatatgtcTGAGTCACAATAGAGCTGCATTTCACCTAAAGTGAACgtgtgtttgactgtgtgtgtgtttgtgtgtatttgataTTCCTTCATTAGTCCCACCGTGGGGACATTTTAATGGTTATGagtgtatgcttgtgtgtgtgtaactcgtCTTCTTCTAACCCTTCATCCTATAACTCGTCTTCCTCTAACTCATCTTCATCCAACTCGTCTTCGTCCAACTTGTCTTCCTCTAACTCATCTTCCTCGAACTCGTCCCACTCTAACTCGTCCCCCTCTAACTCGTCCTACTCTAACTCGTCTTCCTCTAACCATAACCCAAACACAAGGCTTTAATATGCACAGCTCCAATAAggctgagagagaagagaggacgaggagtACAAACCAGGGAAAAGAGAGACATTTCCTTGTTGGACATTCCTTATCAAACTGATAAAGGGACATTTTGGACATctgtgaaatataaaatataaaaatttaattattaataaataaatgtcaaaattattttaaagaaaacaaaggagTACTTTCAAGCTTCATGTTTaggcaaactttttttttaaatctttggcATACATCAGGTGCAGTAACAAGTTATCACTCTGGTTTGACAAGATGACATTTTCTTAGGAATATGACTCATCACAgttgttcatgatgtcaatttATTCTGCAGATTTCCTGCTTTTCAATAAAGACATCTCTGCATGTGAAGTGTTTTTGCTTCAGACTCCATAAAAAGTTCACTTtgagtgttctcatgtgttttcaTCTCCTTAGTTCCATCACTGTCATCATGCTGACAAATCATTCATCAAACTCATAAAATCATGTTTTGGactcagtggtggaagaagtactcaGATTTTTGACTCAAGTCAAAGTAGCAGAACCACAGTGTAGAAATActtgttagagtgtgtgtgtgttttgttcattAGTGTAAATAAGTATAAATGTACTCGCATCAAAATGTAACTTTAATCTGATTAAACAAAGTATTTGGAAGAATAACAATTCTTTGGAACTTGACAAAGAGTCAAATTCTTTGGAACGTGATTATTAGGAACAATTCTTTGGAACTTGCACTTGGTAATGATTGTACAATGACTGAACTGCTGGGAGGATAATATTTCACAAGATGGCATTTTCTTTGGAAAATGACTCATCACGGTCATACTTAAACAATGAGTTTTTTCATCTCTGTCCTCTATATATAGGCAGGAGACCTGCAGTAAGTACAACAGACTCCAGAGGACCAGCTGACTTCTTCCTGCCGCTCTTTCATTGACTGTCAGCAGAAACGTaagttttttaaagaataattgGTTATCTTGTTGTGGGAGATACAGTTTGCTTTTTCAAATGTTAGTCTATCATATTCATTATGAGTAGTGGAAATGGGGCAGTAAACATGCAGATTTAAAAAGTAGTTTATTTTAGATGTCATTATGGTGATCGATATTTGAGTCCTGATATTTTAATTTGTGGAGATAACATTGGAACTCACCTGAAGATGCAAAGACATGCTGCTAACTGTTAATTCATGATGTGTCTTTTATGCAGTTACCCATCATGGCCACCTACATCTCACAACTTGATGTGTCCCTGAATAAAACACATGAGCAACATCTCCTCGCCAGGGGCTTCATGAAACTCCCAAATGACCTGAACAAAGGAGCATGTGGCAATCAGATCTATCTTTGGTACAAAAAGGGGCAAAGAGGGGGAGCAATCACCAGGCTGCAAGTTTCCCACAACCCTGACATGGCAACTGGATTGACCAGAGCAGGGTACACACAGATCGCTAAAGATCTCAATGCTGGTGCAGGAGGTGATTGCATCTTCCTTTGGTACCTCCGGGGCTCCGGAGAGTACGATACTCCCATAGTGGACATTGATGTCACTACAGAGGCAAAAAATGAAGCTGTAAAGTTTAGCTTTGGCTGGCAGAGACTGTCCTGTGATCTGAACCGCAATGCCGGAGGGGCCTGGGTCCATTTCTGGGTGAAGAGAGCAGAACAAACCTACATCTGCGACATCACTGCCACCGATTCCTACGGATCAGACACCGACCTGTTTCAGGGCGGTTACATCCGTGTGGATGAAAATACTaacaggagaacaggaggatccGAAGACTTCATCTGGTACCGTCAGACCACCGACCCCAAGCGTGCACTCACTGATCTGCAGGTCTCCACCAGTGAAGCTGAGGTGTTTGCCTTCCAGCAGCAAGGTTACACATGTGTGAGTGTCAACCTCTCCGGTGAAGGCAGTGGTCGACTGGTGTACGTGTGGTACAAGAAGGGGGGACCCAGCAATCCCATTAAGGCCATCGCCATCCTTGTCAACTCAGCTTTGATCTCAGCTTACACCAAGGCTGGTCTCACTGTTATCGATAAAGATATCGATGCAGGCAGTCAATGCTTCTCtgactacctgtgtgtgtatcagtgaaaGCAACACACCTTCCTCATGGCAGCAGAGTGGAGAATTTCCAACACTCACTGAGTGTAAAGCAAAATCCAACCATGCGGTTCAATCTGTTAGGTGATGGCCTCTTtaaccttttctttctttttctgtatACAAATTATGATTCATCAAATTAAAGTCACATATAGTATCACAAAGTATCATACGGCTTATGGGTTTTAAAAGTAAAGTTTTCCGTGAGATGAGAAGAAGTCATATTTTATAAAGGCACAGTCCAATAATGTTGTCAAATCATGTTTGTGATGGTCTCCTTCACTTTTTCTCTTTCACGATGAAACAATGTGATTCACATATTACAGTTATACTAGTGGTAATATCAGAAAGTATCAATATATGATTTATTCTGTTTAACCTGATGACAATCAAActatttaaattttatttcgTTCAACGATGTAAATGAAGATTAATAATCTGTATCACTTTATTCTGACCATTTCCTGCTTTTCAATAAAGACATCTCTGCATATGAAGTGTGTTTGCTTCAGACTCCATAGAAAGTTCACTTtgagtgttctcatgtgttttcaTCTCCTTAGTTCCATCACTGTCATCATGCTGACAAATCATTCATCAAACTCATGAAATCATGTTTTGGACtcacagtggtggaagaagtcctCAGATCTTTGACTCAAGTCCAAGTAGCAGAACCACAGTGTAGAAATACTAGTTAGAGTGTGTGtactagttaaagtacaaaAGTACTAGCATCAAAATCTATCATATAAGTACTAAAAGTAATAGCACACATATTAGAGAATATGTACAATCATTTACTGCCAGGTAGtcagggatcaataaagtttaCTTGATCATGTATTAGTtgattatatttatgtatattactGTGAATCAatcaatatatcaatcaatcctGGCCCCTGCCTCCTGGGTcttgcttcctgcctccttggctGTGCTTCCTGCCTcatgggccggcctcctgcctcctgcctcctgccatggacTTGCTGAAAAAGAATGGCCataatccccgggcactaggaccttggggacgCTGCTGTGCTTGCTTTCTCACTCTGTCAGTAATGTCTCACTCAAAGAGTCAAgattacagccaatgaggtgacctcacagtaaatgatgcacggagtgaacagtaag is part of the Pseudoliparis swirei isolate HS2019 ecotype Mariana Trench chromosome 12, NWPU_hadal_v1, whole genome shotgun sequence genome and harbors:
- the LOC130202807 gene encoding uncharacterized protein LOC130202807, whose amino-acid sequence is MATYISQLDVSLNKTHEQHLLARGFMKLPNDLNKGACGNQIYLWYKKGQRGGAITRLQVSHNPDMATGLTRAGYTQIAKDLNAGAGGDCIFLWYLRGSGEYDTPIVDIDVTTEAKNEAVKFSFGWQRLSCDLNRNAGGAWVHFWVKRAEQTYICDITATDSYGSDTDLFQGGYIRVDENTNRRTGGSEDFIWYRQTTDPKRALTDLQVSTSEAEVFAFQQQGYTCVSVNLSGEGSGRLVYVWYKKGGPSNPIKAIAILVNSALISAYTKAGLTVIDKDIDAGSQCFSDYLCVYQ